The following coding sequences lie in one Oncorhynchus gorbuscha isolate QuinsamMale2020 ecotype Even-year linkage group LG10, OgorEven_v1.0, whole genome shotgun sequence genomic window:
- the LOC124045218 gene encoding left-right determination factor 2-like yields the protein MAYFPIWLLCASTILSLTHSFNQENLKEAMLQGLGLKELPRIHKRDLENLVVPSHIRNKYLTLLKLHHERRRRSLPSLAGILRGYSGNADISGEILYSDATRERLVFDMEARVPANSEVTMAELRLYQNAPHKLHLAGRKSQKQGNNARVSVYWVEVLENGANRFSLVDSRLVPIYETGWKGFDVTQAVHYWSKGRREVPLRLELRVEGERPGSYAAEMAKSMRFTAQDPSDQSTGKPELLFYTLNLEEYGSRGDCQSSKPNGICCREDHFINFRELTWTQYWVIEPAGYQSFRCAGGCKQPKRHYGYGERRCAATENAPLPIMYLVKKGDYTEIEVAEFPNMIVEKCRCTMDNVSV from the exons ATGGCATATTTCCCAATTTGGCTGCTGTGCGCCAGTACGATACTGTCTCTAACGCACAGCTTCAACCAGGAGAACCTGAAAGAGGCTATGCTTCAGGGGCTTGGACTGAAGGAACTCCCAAGGATCCATAAAAGGGACTTGGAAAACCTGGTCGTTCCTAGCCATATCAGAAACAAGTACCTGACCCTGCTGAAGCTGCACCACGAGAGGAGACGCCGCTCTCTGCCCAGCCTAGCAGGAATCCTCAGGGGGTATTCCGGGAACGCAG ATATATCGGGGGAGATTCTTTACTCTGACGCCACCAGAGAGCGGTTGGTTTTCGATATGGAGGCCAGGGTCCCAGCCAACAGCGAGGTGACCATGGCGGAGCTCAGACTCTACCAGAACGCCCCTCATAAACTGCACCTGGCCGGGAGAAAGAGTCAAAAGCAGGGCAACAACGCACGGGTCAGCGTCTACTGGGTGGAGGTTCTAGAGAACGGCGCCAACCGCTTCTCACTGGTAGACTCAAG GTTGGTGCCAATCTACGAGACCGGGTGGAAAGGTTTCGATGTGACGCAGGCCGTACACTACTGGTCGAAGGGACGTCGAGAGGTGCCGCTGCGCCTGGAGCTGCGGGTCGAGGGGGAGAGACCGGGAAGCTACGCAGCCGAGATGGCCAAGAGTATGCGCTTTACCGCGCAGGACCCCTCTGACCAGAGCACGGGAAAGCCTGAGCTTCTTTTTTACACCTTGAACCTGGAGGAATATGG TTCCCGTGGTGACTGCCAGTCCAGCAAGCCGAACGGCATATGCTGCAGGGAAGACCACTTCATCAACTTCCGGGAGCTAACTTGGACTCAATACTGGGTCATCGAACCTGCGGGATACCAGTCCTTCCGATGCGCTGGAGGATGCAAGCAGCCAAAGCGTCATTATGGCTACGGAGAACGGCGGTGCGCGGCTACGGAGAACGCGCCGCTACCTATAATGTACCTGGTGAAAAAAGGAGACTACACTGAGATTGAAGTGGCCGAGTTTCCCAACATGATAGTGGAGAAGTGCAGATGTACAATGGACAATGTATCTGTTTGA